The Paraconexibacter algicola genome includes the window TGCGGCTACGCCGCATCCTGCGCCGCCGCCGTCAGGCCGCGCGGCTGCTGCACGAGCTCGACCTGCTCGACCGCGGCCCGGTGAAGGAGCTGCGCGAGCGGTACGCGCAGCGGATGGCGACGGCGACCGGCCTGGACTGGCCGGGCGCGCCGTGGCTCGTGGACGCCGACCCGCTGCTCACCGCCGCGGACTACGTCCGCGCCGAGCAGCTGCTCTGACCGTCAGGCGAGCTTCTTGTCGACCGCGCCGAGGACCGACTTGCGGTTCGCGTTGCGGGTCTCGTACTCGCGGACCTTCCGCAGGTCGGAGGCGTCGAGCTCCCCGAGGCGCGAGACGATCTGGGCGGCCGTCAGGTCGTCGTAGCCCTCGATCGGGAACGCGCCGCCGGGCGCCGGGAGCTTCGCCGCGCGGCGCACGCGGTCGGCGCCGCGCAGCGCCCGGTCGGAGCTCTTGACCGCGGTGTCGCGCACCTTGCGGGCGGCGTCGTCGAGGTCGGTGCGGCCTTTGTCGAGCAGGCCCTCGACCTCGGCGATCAGGTCGTGCGCCTGCTGGCGGCCGGTCGAGACGAGGCCCTGGACGAGCTGCTCGGCGTCGTCGCGGGTGAGCCGTCCGCGCGAGACCGCGTCGTCCATCGCCTCCTGCACGCGCTGGGCGGTGAGGACCACGCCACCGGCGAGGAGGTCGCGCAGCTGCGAGATGTTCGAGCGCAGCGCCTCGTCGCGCAGCGCCGCCGCCTCGTCGTCGCCGGGGGCCGCCTGGGCGACCGGTCGGCGGACGACCGCGGGGGCCGCGTCGTCGGTTCCCGTGCCGTCCGTCGACGCCCCGGAGGTGCGGCGCGTCGTTCCCTCGGACTGCTTGGGCTGCGGCATGTGCCTGATGCTACGCGACCGGCGCGAGCAGGAGCTCGAGCAGCGCCTTCTGCGCGTGACGGCGGTTCTCGGCCTGGTCCCAGATGCGCTGACGGTCGCCGTAGAGCACCTCGGCGGTGATCTCCTCGCCCGGGTGGGCGGGCAGGCAGTGCAGCGCAACTGCGTCGGGTGCCGCGAGATCGAGCAGCTCGTCATCGATCCGGTACGGGGTCAGGGCGGCGCGGCGGGCGTCCGCGGTCTCCTCGTCGCCCATGCTCACCCACACGTCCGCGTAGATCGCGTGCGCGCCCGCGACCGCCTCGGCCGGGTCGCTCGTCAGCAGCGCGCCGGTGCCCTCCTCCAGCTGGTAGCCGTCCGGCGCGGCGACCGCGACCTCGACGCCCGCCAGGCCGCCGAGCAGCGCCAGCGAGCGCGCCACGTTGTTGCCGTCGCCGACGTACGCGAGCTTCAGGCCGCGGACGTCGCCGAACGTCTCCTTCAGCGTCAGCAGGTCGGCGAGCGCCTGGCACGGGTGGTGGCCCGCGGTGAGCATGTTGAAGACCGTGATGTCGCCCTCCGCCGCGAGCTCCTCGAGCATCGCGTCCGGGCCGGTGCGCACGCCGACCGCCTGCACGTGCCGGCTGAGGATCCGCGCCGTGTCCTTCACCGACTCGCCGCGCGAGAGCTGCAGGTCCTCGGCGCGCAGGAGCATCGGGTGACCGCCGAGCTCGACGATCCCCGCCTCGAAGCTCAGGCGCGTGCGTGTCGACGGCTTCTGGAAGATCAGCGCCACGACCTTCTCGCGCAGCGCGTCGGAGGAGTACGGCGCGGCCTTCAGCGCGACGGCGCGGTCCAGGAGGGCGTGCAGCTCGTCGGCGCTCAGCTCGAGCCCGGTCAGGAGATGGCGGGGCATGGGCTGCGGAAGGATACGGGGGTGCGCGTCCTGAGCTGGAACCTCTTCCACGGCCGATCGCTCCCGGAGACCGAGCGGTCGCTGCTGCCCGAGTTCTCCGCCGCCCTCGCGGCGTGGCCGTGGGACGTCGCCCTGCTACAGGAGGTCCCCCCGTGGTGGGGGCCGCCGCTCGCCCGCGCGACGGGAGCACCGTGGGCACGCACGGCGCTCACCTCGCGCAACCAGCTGCTGTGCCTGCGCCGCGCGGTCGCGTCGCGCCGGCCGGGGCTGCTGGGCTCGTGGGGCGGCGGCGCGAACGTCATCCTCGTGCGCGCGTCGGCGGGCGTCGTGACCGACCACCGCCGGGTGCGCCTGACGCGCACGCCCGAGCGGCGCGTGGCGCACGCGGTCGCGCTGGCCGGCAGCCCGCTCGCCCCCGAGGGCGTCCTGTGGGTCGGCAACCTGCACGCCTCCCAGGCCGACCCGCTCGAGCGCGCCCGGGCCGACGGGGCGCGCGCGGAGCGGTGGCTGCTCGGCCTGCCGGGCGCCGGGCCCGCGGTCGTGCTCGGCGGCGACTTCAACGACCGCGAGCCGCCGCCCGGGCGACCGCTGCGCCCGGTCGCCTCGCGGAGTGTCGACCACGTCCAGGTGGGGGCGGCGCTGACCGCGGCGGCGGGCGCCGCGACGCTGCTGCGGCGCGCCCGCGAGGTCGACGGCGAGATGCGCCGGCTCAGCGACCACCCGCCGCTGAGCGTGGAGCTGCGCCGCGCCGAAGCAGGGAAACCGGTGTCCGAGGGTGAACCGGATGACACGCTGCGCCCGTAGGAGCAGTCGCCCCTCCCCACAGGAGAACCACACCACATGCGCAAGACCGCCGTCGCCCTCTCCCTCCTCGCCCTCGCCGGGTTCGCCGGCTGCGGCGACGACGACGAGGACACCACGAGCAACGCCCCTGCCGAGACCACGACCAGCCAGACCGGCGCCGCCCCGGCCCCCGAGGCCGCCCCGGGCGAGGTCATCATGAAGGGGATCCGCTTCCAGCCCGCCGAGATCACCGTGAAGGTCGGCGACACCGTCACCTGGAAGAACGAGGATCCCGTCGACCACAACGCCGTCGACGAGGACGGTGGCCAGTTCAAGTCCGAGCTGTTCGGCGAGGGCAAGACCTACGAGTTCAAGACCACGAAGGCCGGGGTCATCAACTACGTCTGCACCGTGCACCCGGGCATGACGGGGAAGATCACCGTCACCGAGTAGCGCGTCCGGGACGGGGGCCGCGACTAGCGGCCCTTGGTCCAGCCGAACCCGCGGAGCATGAGGAGCGCCCGCTCCCCCATCGTCCCGCGGGCCGGCAGCACGCCGAGCTGCACGGCCGCGTCGTAGCGGTCGAAGAAGCCGCGCACCCGCCAGACCCGCTCGCCGGGCTCGTCGAGCTCCACGTAGAAGACCGCGTGCAGCACGAGGAACCGCCCGGTGGCGGGCAGGCCCGCGAGCTCCTCCTTGTGGGTCGCGAGGAGCTTGACCGGCGCGCAGCCGTAGCGCCCGTC containing:
- a CDS encoding ester cyclase; protein product: MSRDALLDAWQDAWSSRDPDAFRAVCTPDVHYEDPVLDQPIESVGELGRHAQRLWDAFPDARMEATAQRLWSPDGRYGCAPVKLLATHKEELAGLPATGRFLVLHAVFYVELDEPGERVWRVRGFFDRYDAAVQLGVLPARGTMGERALLMLRGFGWTKGR
- the argF gene encoding ornithine carbamoyltransferase, whose amino-acid sequence is MPRHLLTGLELSADELHALLDRAVALKAAPYSSDALREKVVALIFQKPSTRTRLSFEAGIVELGGHPMLLRAEDLQLSRGESVKDTARILSRHVQAVGVRTGPDAMLEELAAEGDITVFNMLTAGHHPCQALADLLTLKETFGDVRGLKLAYVGDGNNVARSLALLGGLAGVEVAVAAPDGYQLEEGTGALLTSDPAEAVAGAHAIYADVWVSMGDEETADARRAALTPYRIDDELLDLAAPDAVALHCLPAHPGEEITAEVLYGDRQRIWDQAENRRHAQKALLELLLAPVA
- a CDS encoding endonuclease/exonuclease/phosphatase family protein yields the protein MRVLSWNLFHGRSLPETERSLLPEFSAALAAWPWDVALLQEVPPWWGPPLARATGAPWARTALTSRNQLLCLRRAVASRRPGLLGSWGGGANVILVRASAGVVTDHRRVRLTRTPERRVAHAVALAGSPLAPEGVLWVGNLHASQADPLERARADGARAERWLLGLPGAGPAVVLGGDFNDREPPPGRPLRPVASRSVDHVQVGAALTAAAGAATLLRRAREVDGEMRRLSDHPPLSVELRRAEAGKPVSEGEPDDTLRP
- a CDS encoding cupredoxin domain-containing protein, whose product is MRKTAVALSLLALAGFAGCGDDDEDTTSNAPAETTTSQTGAAPAPEAAPGEVIMKGIRFQPAEITVKVGDTVTWKNEDPVDHNAVDEDGGQFKSELFGEGKTYEFKTTKAGVINYVCTVHPGMTGKITVTE